A genome region from Gymnogyps californianus isolate 813 chromosome 4, ASM1813914v2, whole genome shotgun sequence includes the following:
- the HMGB2 gene encoding high mobility group protein B2 produces MGKGDPNKPRGKMSSYAYFVQTCREEHKKKHPDSSVNFAEFSRKCSERWKTMSSKEKGKFEEMAKGDKARYDREMKNYVPPKGEKKGKKKDPNAPKRPPSAFFLFCSEHRPKIKNDHPGLSIGDTAKKLGEMWSEQSAKDKQPYEQKAAKLKEKYEKDIAAYRAKSKSDAGKKGPGRPAGSKKKAEPEEEEEEEEDDEEEEEDEDEE; encoded by the exons ATGGGCAAAGGCGACCCCAACAAGCCGCGGGGCAAGATGTCCTCGTACGCCTACTTCGTGCAGACCTGCCGCGAGGAGCACAAGAAGAAGCACCCGGACTCGTCCGTCAACTTCGCCGAGTTCTCGCGGAAGTGCTCGGAGCGGTGGAAg ACAATGTCTAGCAAGGAAAAAGGGAAGTTTGAAGAAATGGCTAAAGGAGACAAAGCTCGTTATGACAGGGAGATGAAAAACTATGTTCCTCCCAAAGGcgagaagaagggaaagaaaaaggaccCCAACGCTCCTAAAAGACCACC ATCTGcgttcttccttttctgttctgaacaccgtccaaaaataaaaaatgatcaTCCTGGCTTGTCTATTGGAGATACAGCAAAGAAATTAGGTGAAATGTGGTCTGAACAGTCGGCCAAAGATAAACAGCCATATGAACAGAAGGCTGCAAAACTAAAGGAGAAATATGAAAAG GATATTGCAGCGTATCGTGCCAAGAGCAAGAGTGATGCAGGAAAAAAGGGCCCAGGTAGGCCTGCAGGATCTAAGAAGAAAGCAGAaccagaagaggaggaggaggaggaggaagatgacgaagaggaggaagaagatgaggatGAGGAATAA